A region of Osmerus eperlanus chromosome 9, fOsmEpe2.1, whole genome shotgun sequence DNA encodes the following proteins:
- the foxa2 gene encoding forkhead box protein A2, with the protein MMLGAVKMEGHEHTDWSTYYGEPECYTSVGNMNTGLGMNSMNTYMSMSGMSSTANMTANTMNMSYVNTGMSPSMTGMSPGAGAMNGMGAGMTAMSAALSPSMSPMTAQPPSMNALTSYTNMNAMSPMYGQSSINRSRDPKTYRRSYTHAKPPYSYISLITMAIQQSPSKMLTLAEIYQWIMDLFPFYRQNQQRWQNSIRHSLSFNDCFLKVPRSPDKPGKGSFWTLHPDSGNMFENGCYLRRQKRFKCDKKMCKESGRKSSEGGSNSSSESCNGNESPHSNSSSNDHKRSLSNMKSSQAMSPEHAASPVSQAQHLMSQHHSVLAHDAHLKPEHHYSFNHPFSINNLMSSEQQHHKMDLKTYEQVMHYSGYGSPMAGALSMGSMAGKAGLDSSSIPTDTSYYQGVYSRPIMNSS; encoded by the exons ATGATGCTAGGAGCAGTTAAAATGGAAGGACACGAGCATACAGACTGGAGCACCTACTACGGAGAGCCTGAG TGTTACACCTCGGTAGGCAACATGAATACTGGCCTGGGAATGAACTCCATGAACACCTACATGAGTATGTCGGGAATGAGCTCAACTGCCAACATGACGGCCAACACCATGAACATGTCTTACGTCAACACTGGCATGAGCCCCTCCATGACTGGCATGTCACCCGGAGCCGGAGCCATGAATGGAATGGGCGCGGGTATGACCGCCATGAGTGCCGCTCTCAGTCCTAGCATGAGCCCTATGACAGCGCAACCCCCCTCAATGAACGCCCTAACTTCATACACAAACATGAACGCCATGAGCCCAATGTATGGACAGTCCAGTATCAACAGATCAAGGGACCCCAAAACATACCGCAGGagctacacacatgcaaagccCCCCTATTCTTATATTTCTCTCATCACTATGGCTATCCAACAGTCCCCCAGCAAGATGCTAACGCTGGCAGAAATATATCAGTGGATAATGGATCTTTTCCCGTTTTACCGGCAGAACCAGCAACGCTGGCAGAACTCTATTCGCCATTCTCTGTCATTCAAtgattgtttcctcaaagtgcCTAGATCTCCGGATAAGCCCGGCAAGGGTTCGTTTTGGACCCTTCATCCTGATTCGGGAAACATGTTCGAGAACGGATGCTATCTGAGAAGGCAAAAGCGGTTTAAGTGTGACAAGAAGATGTGCAAGGAGTCTGGCCGTAAAAGTTCGGAAGGTGGATCCAACAGCAGCTCGGAGAGTTGCAACGGGAACGAGTCTCCCCATTCCAACTCGTCCTCCAACGACCACAAACGATCACTGTCAAATATGAAGTCCAGCCAGGCTATGAGCCCTGAACACGCGGCCTCGCCAGTGTCCCAGGCGCAACATCTCATGTCCCAGCATCACTCGGTTCTGGCGCACGATGCACACCTGAAGCCCGAGCACCACTACTCCTTTAATCACCCGTTCTCCATCAACAACCTCATGTCGTCGGAGCAACAGCATCACAAAATGGACCTAAAGACGTACGAGCAGGTGATGCATTACTCCGGTTACGGCTCCCCCATGGCTGGGGCTCTGTCCATGGGTTCCATGGCGGGGAAAGCGGGTCTAGATTCCTCATCAATACCTACTGACACATCGTACTATCAAGGCGTATATTCAAGGCCAATCATGAACTCCTCATAA